One Persicobacter psychrovividus DNA window includes the following coding sequences:
- a CDS encoding calcium-binding protein: protein MEEEEIRISEIIQDSSLVVSTGTLIKYLEYIKKNVKLPLKVTGVAWDFLYSDYGADTPNGRQVFELIGFDNNVEQCSNLFAEVRSVASGKVFSLQLFEFQALDQASKEGQILADYSYWIENYI, encoded by the coding sequence ATGGAGGAAGAAGAAATAAGAATTTCCGAAATAATTCAAGATAGTTCATTGGTTGTTTCAACGGGCACTTTGATAAAATATCTGGAGTACATTAAAAAGAATGTAAAATTACCATTGAAAGTAACAGGTGTAGCGTGGGATTTTTTATATTCAGATTATGGGGCTGATACGCCTAATGGAAGACAAGTTTTTGAGTTAATCGGTTTTGATAACAATGTTGAGCAATGTTCAAATTTGTTTGCTGAGGTAAGGAGTGTAGCGTCAGGTAAAGTATTTTCTTTACAGCTTTTCGAATTTCAAGCCTTAGATCAAGCATCAAAGGAGGGGCAGATTTTGGCTGATTATAGTTATTGGATTGAAAATTATATCTAA
- a CDS encoding porin: protein MTPTRRHLLLLLLLCISFLEAKAQDEPQSYQLTLGAYAESFYVYDFNEPEGGVRQPFFFNHNRHNEFNVNMGLIRVDLDHEKYRAKLAVQAGTYPQDNYAAEQDLLKNVFEANVGISLNNKNSLWLDAGIMPSHIGFENPFAMDNPTMTRSLSAENSPYFLTGVKLTFNPTERLTLAGLVVNGWQRITRVEGNSLPSFGTQVQYQFSKKVMVNWSTFIGSDFPDAERRMRYFNDLYLQFHWSKFSLTTGFDIGIQQQEKGSEDYHIWWVPTLIAQYRLHEKWQMAVRGEYFYDEKEVIISSISPDGFQTAGLSFNIDYLPSDHIICRLEGRWLQSRDMIFEKENNLRDYNVFVGTSIAMRIGERLR, encoded by the coding sequence ATGACCCCAACCCGCCGACACCTTCTCCTCTTATTGCTCCTGTGTATTTCATTCCTCGAAGCAAAAGCACAAGATGAACCACAAAGCTATCAGCTGACCCTCGGGGCTTATGCGGAAAGCTTTTATGTTTATGACTTCAATGAACCCGAAGGGGGAGTCCGACAGCCTTTCTTCTTTAATCACAATCGGCATAATGAGTTCAATGTGAATATGGGGCTGATTCGGGTGGATTTAGACCATGAGAAGTATCGGGCAAAGCTGGCGGTTCAGGCAGGAACCTATCCGCAGGATAACTATGCGGCGGAACAGGATTTGCTGAAAAATGTCTTTGAAGCCAATGTTGGGATTTCTTTGAATAACAAAAACAGCCTTTGGCTGGATGCGGGCATTATGCCTTCACATATTGGTTTTGAAAACCCTTTTGCGATGGACAACCCGACGATGACACGTTCTTTGTCGGCGGAGAACTCTCCCTATTTTCTGACAGGCGTCAAGCTGACGTTTAACCCTACCGAGCGATTGACTTTGGCGGGATTGGTGGTCAATGGTTGGCAGAGAATCACCCGGGTGGAAGGCAATTCCTTGCCGTCTTTCGGTACGCAGGTACAATATCAATTTTCGAAGAAAGTGATGGTGAATTGGAGCACTTTTATCGGTTCTGATTTCCCTGATGCCGAACGACGGATGCGGTATTTCAATGATCTTTATTTACAGTTTCATTGGTCGAAATTCTCCTTGACCACAGGCTTTGATATCGGTATTCAACAACAAGAAAAGGGTAGTGAGGACTATCATATTTGGTGGGTGCCGACGCTGATTGCTCAATATCGTCTGCATGAAAAATGGCAGATGGCGGTGCGTGGCGAGTATTTTTATGATGAAAAGGAAGTGATTATTTCTTCCATTTCCCCCGATGGTTTTCAAACCGCAGGGCTATCGTTCAATATCGATTATTTGCCGAGTGATCACATTATCTGTCGGTTGGAAGGACGCTGGTTGCAAAGCAGGGATATGATTTTTGAGAAGGAAAATAATTTGAGGGATTATAATGTTTTTGTGGGAACATCAATTGCCATGAGGATTGGGGAACGGTTGAGGTAA
- a CDS encoding TonB-dependent receptor, with translation MKKFLFIVSLLCPYVLFAQAIEGTVTDKNRQPLVGASVFWLNTTTGTMTDEHGQFSIKSIDPSHQKLVATYMGYFADTITISNQKSVSFQLQASKVLDEVVVSEQRDGVIMSNLTPIKTQQITRTELGKSACCDLAGCFETQIAIQPQTTNVVTNAKELRILGLSGVYNQVLVNGLPMIQGLSYTYGISSIPGTLVENISISKGANSVLQGFESISGQINVATLKPSESDKFFFNAYVNSFSEKQLNTHFSLKKGKWSNLTAVHAVFPANDFDRDGDQFLDVPKIRRYLISNDLQYGNERDWGWHSRVGLRYVDEQRVGGQVNFNEKTDQGSTAVYGQLVNMQQPEVWTKTGFRLNDQHHFVLMASSFYQDQNAYFGTVKYDAQQTNFYGNIQYELNYADHSLKTGFSYRHLNLSEQIAFTDNTLNRTYDGQYLKDEHIAGGFIENTLKLFDGKLTWLAGVRMDHHNQFGWLFTPRTLLKYDVSPNSVIRANVGTGWRTANIFSENINLLASSRNVIFASDLKPEQALNTGLNFTQKFENDQASGFVSADLYRTDFNNQIFPDYDSSPTEARIENFDGKSVSNAFQLEFFVKLWQQFEFKTGYRYLDVYREIEGEKVALPFNPQHKTVTTLGYKPLSQKYHIDMNIHWYDRQRLPNTQSNPVEFQRPDYSDPFTTVNMQFTYNFKQFEFYGGCENIFDFRQKQPIVGWQDPFGPYFDTSSVWGPTRGREFYVGMRFRVP, from the coding sequence ATGAAAAAATTCTTATTCATTGTCAGTTTGTTGTGCCCTTATGTTTTGTTTGCGCAGGCGATCGAGGGGACGGTTACTGATAAAAATCGACAGCCTTTGGTGGGTGCGAGCGTGTTTTGGCTCAATACCACCACGGGCACCATGACCGATGAACATGGTCAATTTTCGATAAAATCGATCGACCCATCGCATCAAAAGCTGGTGGCGACCTATATGGGCTATTTTGCCGATACAATCACGATCAGCAATCAAAAGTCGGTGAGTTTTCAATTACAGGCCTCCAAGGTTTTGGATGAAGTGGTGGTTTCCGAGCAGCGGGATGGGGTGATCATGTCCAACCTGACGCCAATCAAAACGCAACAGATCACCCGAACGGAGTTGGGTAAATCGGCTTGTTGTGATTTGGCGGGTTGCTTCGAGACGCAGATCGCCATTCAGCCCCAAACGACCAATGTGGTGACCAATGCCAAGGAGTTGCGTATTTTAGGACTTTCAGGGGTTTACAATCAAGTGTTGGTCAATGGGCTACCGATGATTCAAGGTTTGAGTTATACCTATGGCATCAGCAGTATTCCTGGGACGTTGGTCGAAAATATCTCGATATCCAAGGGAGCGAACAGTGTTCTACAAGGTTTTGAAAGCATCAGCGGGCAGATCAATGTGGCGACCCTGAAACCTTCAGAGTCGGACAAATTTTTCTTCAATGCCTATGTCAATAGCTTTTCTGAAAAACAGTTGAATACGCATTTTAGCTTGAAGAAAGGCAAGTGGAGCAATCTGACGGCGGTTCATGCGGTTTTTCCTGCGAATGATTTTGATCGAGATGGGGATCAGTTTTTAGATGTTCCCAAAATCCGTCGTTATTTGATTTCCAATGATTTGCAGTATGGCAATGAGCGTGATTGGGGGTGGCATAGTCGGGTAGGTCTGCGCTATGTGGACGAACAGCGGGTCGGTGGTCAGGTGAATTTCAACGAAAAAACAGATCAGGGAAGTACGGCTGTTTATGGTCAGTTGGTGAATATGCAACAGCCCGAGGTTTGGACAAAAACAGGGTTTCGATTGAATGACCAACATCATTTTGTGTTGATGGCGTCGAGCTTTTATCAGGATCAAAATGCCTATTTCGGAACGGTAAAATATGATGCTCAACAAACCAATTTCTATGGAAATATTCAATATGAGTTGAATTATGCGGACCATTCACTAAAGACAGGCTTCAGCTACCGACATCTGAATTTGTCAGAGCAAATCGCTTTTACTGACAATACCTTGAACCGAACCTATGACGGTCAGTATCTGAAGGATGAACATATTGCAGGGGGATTTATCGAAAATACACTGAAGTTGTTTGATGGGAAATTGACGTGGTTGGCAGGTGTTCGGATGGATCATCACAATCAATTTGGTTGGCTATTTACGCCTCGCACGCTGTTGAAATATGATGTTTCACCAAACAGTGTGATCCGTGCGAATGTAGGGACAGGATGGCGTACGGCGAATATTTTCAGTGAGAACATCAACCTGTTGGCAAGCTCTCGAAATGTTATCTTCGCTTCAGATCTGAAACCTGAACAGGCATTGAATACAGGGCTTAATTTTACTCAAAAATTCGAGAATGATCAAGCGTCGGGTTTTGTCAGTGCAGACCTTTACCGAACGGATTTCAATAATCAGATCTTTCCCGATTACGACAGTTCGCCGACCGAAGCACGGATTGAAAACTTTGACGGCAAAAGCGTGAGCAATGCCTTTCAGCTGGAATTTTTCGTCAAGCTATGGCAACAGTTTGAGTTCAAAACGGGCTACCGCTATTTAGATGTGTACCGAGAGATTGAAGGCGAAAAAGTGGCGTTACCTTTCAACCCACAACACAAGACGGTTACCACGCTCGGATATAAACCTTTATCCCAAAAATATCATATCGATATGAATATTCATTGGTATGATCGACAGCGATTGCCCAACACCCAAAGTAATCCTGTGGAGTTTCAGCGCCCCGATTATTCGGACCCTTTCACGACGGTCAATATGCAGTTCACCTACAATTTCAAGCAATTTGAGTTTTATGGTGGTTGCGAGAATATTTTTGATTTTCGTCAGAAACAGCCGATTGTGGGTTGGCAGGATCCTTTTGGCCCTTATTTCGATACGAGCTCGGTTTGGGGCCCGACCCGTGGACGGGAATTTTATGTGGGGATGCGGTTCCGTGTGCCGTGA
- a CDS encoding heavy-metal-associated domain-containing protein, which produces MKYFNICIIALLFAFPANTFASSTNLIEKVAESTKTIKTKVKGVTCSSDLKTIANNVEGLEGVSSCKAVKSGPTSTFEITFDPAVVSEKQINAVIQNTSGCKNPNDRPYKVKQ; this is translated from the coding sequence ATGAAATATTTCAATATTTGCATCATCGCCCTATTGTTCGCTTTTCCTGCGAATACCTTTGCCTCCTCTACCAACCTTATCGAAAAAGTAGCCGAGAGCACTAAAACCATTAAGACCAAAGTAAAGGGTGTTACCTGTTCCTCAGATCTGAAAACGATCGCCAATAATGTGGAAGGATTGGAAGGGGTGAGCTCTTGCAAAGCCGTAAAATCGGGTCCTACTTCTACTTTTGAAATCACTTTTGATCCTGCGGTAGTGAGCGAAAAACAAATCAATGCGGTGATTCAGAACACCAGTGGTTGTAAAAACCCGAACGATCGCCCTTATAAGGTTAAGCAATAA
- a CDS encoding YfhO family protein, with product MNWNKLWPHLLSVGAFLIITLIYFGPTLSGKELLQSDVIQFKGAAHESELYSKNGEEILWTNSSFGGMPNFMSSEQNLFQKVHVGIKALFPDSALLVFLGFVGFYILLVSFGVNPWLSFAGAAAYAFSTFSLISLEAGHINKVYDMVYMAPVLAGVFMTYRGKYWSGAAMTAFFLGMQVYYGHIQINYYLLYMILGIGIVELVKAIRSKQWAAFIKPSVFLVVAAMLAIGSNVVRLWSTANLAPSTTRGTSELTAKQHEGGGLDKDYVFAWSNGVIEPITTLIPYFYGGSSHESLSKDSETYQTLIKNQVPRAQADQFVNALPMYWGDQPFTAGPVYFGAIVVFLFVLGLFTIKGSLKWWAVVLALLSIFLSMGKNFPLLSDFFFYVVPLYNKFRSVTMILSIAQLIFPFLGVLAIQRFLDGQISKTDFIKGLKNTTIVVGGLCLLAIVASAMMSFRGPKDGSMGLPAWLITAIQDDRASLLRGDAFRSLILILLTGAGLWALAVEKLSVKIVTGGLCVLMLFDLVGVGLRYLNADDFKDVKAYTRQLFAPTPIDQQINTDKDPDFRVFNLATNTFNDGVTSYHHKSIGGYSAIKLGRYQELIEGQIAKNNMGVLNMLNTKYFIVPDQKTKQPQVQVNPQACGHAWFVPTVKIVANADAEMKALDNINPKQEAIVDQRFADVVKTDYKFDPASSIKLTEYHPMHMTYESNSSSEALAVFSEMYYQPGWSATIDGQETPHFRANYVLRAMMIPAGKHTIKFAFNPPSYAIGEPIGLVCSILTVLLIGFACFKEFKQPEAVAEEEGVLK from the coding sequence ATGAATTGGAATAAGCTTTGGCCACACCTGCTATCGGTGGGGGCATTTTTGATCATTACCTTAATCTACTTCGGGCCAACGCTCAGTGGAAAAGAACTTTTACAATCCGATGTGATACAGTTCAAAGGGGCCGCCCATGAGTCTGAACTGTACAGTAAAAATGGGGAGGAAATCCTGTGGACTAACAGTTCTTTCGGTGGCATGCCCAACTTCATGAGCTCGGAGCAGAACCTCTTTCAGAAAGTGCATGTGGGCATAAAGGCCCTTTTTCCAGATTCGGCGCTTTTGGTGTTTCTGGGTTTTGTGGGTTTTTATATCCTGCTGGTCAGTTTTGGCGTGAACCCCTGGCTGTCTTTTGCAGGTGCTGCTGCCTATGCTTTTTCCACCTTTAGCCTGATTAGCCTCGAGGCGGGGCATATAAACAAGGTTTATGACATGGTTTATATGGCACCTGTTTTGGCAGGGGTATTCATGACCTATCGTGGTAAATACTGGTCGGGTGCGGCCATGACGGCCTTCTTTTTGGGAATGCAGGTTTACTACGGACATATTCAGATCAACTATTATTTGCTGTACATGATCCTCGGGATTGGTATTGTGGAGTTGGTTAAAGCGATTCGTAGCAAGCAATGGGCTGCTTTCATCAAGCCTTCCGTTTTCTTGGTTGTGGCAGCGATGTTGGCGATTGGCTCCAATGTGGTTCGCTTGTGGTCCACAGCGAATTTGGCACCATCGACAACTCGTGGAACATCCGAATTGACCGCCAAACAACACGAAGGCGGTGGACTGGACAAGGATTATGTGTTCGCATGGAGCAACGGCGTGATCGAGCCGATCACCACTTTGATCCCTTATTTCTATGGCGGAAGCTCACATGAATCGTTATCTAAAGATTCTGAAACCTATCAGACACTGATCAAAAATCAGGTGCCGCGTGCGCAGGCCGATCAGTTTGTGAACGCCTTGCCGATGTATTGGGGCGATCAGCCATTTACAGCAGGTCCTGTTTACTTCGGGGCGATTGTGGTGTTCCTTTTTGTGTTGGGATTATTCACCATCAAAGGATCTTTAAAATGGTGGGCCGTGGTGTTGGCTTTGCTGTCGATCTTCCTGTCGATGGGTAAAAACTTCCCTTTGTTAAGCGACTTCTTCTTTTATGTTGTGCCGCTTTACAACAAATTCCGATCGGTCACCATGATTCTTTCGATCGCACAGTTGATCTTCCCTTTCTTGGGTGTTTTGGCCATCCAACGCTTTTTGGACGGTCAGATCTCCAAAACTGATTTCATCAAAGGGTTGAAAAATACGACCATCGTCGTAGGTGGATTGTGCCTGTTGGCGATTGTGGCCAGTGCCATGATGTCGTTCCGTGGGCCGAAAGATGGTTCAATGGGCTTGCCTGCCTGGTTGATCACCGCCATTCAGGATGATCGCGCGTCTTTGTTGCGTGGAGATGCTTTCCGTTCCTTGATTTTAATTCTTTTGACAGGTGCAGGCCTGTGGGCTCTGGCCGTAGAGAAATTGTCTGTTAAAATCGTTACAGGCGGTTTATGTGTGCTGATGTTGTTTGATTTGGTTGGCGTGGGCTTACGCTATTTGAATGCTGATGATTTCAAAGATGTGAAGGCTTATACGCGTCAGTTGTTTGCGCCAACGCCAATTGATCAGCAGATCAATACCGACAAAGATCCTGATTTCAGGGTGTTCAATTTGGCGACCAACACATTCAACGATGGTGTAACGTCCTATCACCATAAATCTATTGGCGGATATAGCGCGATCAAACTCGGACGTTATCAGGAACTGATCGAAGGACAAATTGCCAAAAATAATATGGGCGTTTTGAACATGCTCAACACCAAATATTTCATCGTTCCTGATCAGAAAACCAAACAGCCACAAGTGCAGGTAAACCCTCAGGCTTGTGGACATGCCTGGTTTGTGCCGACCGTTAAGATCGTTGCCAATGCCGATGCCGAGATGAAAGCACTGGATAATATCAATCCAAAACAAGAAGCCATCGTCGATCAACGCTTTGCTGATGTGGTGAAAACCGATTATAAATTTGATCCTGCATCGAGCATCAAGCTGACCGAATACCACCCAATGCACATGACTTATGAGTCGAACAGCAGTTCAGAAGCCTTGGCGGTATTCAGTGAAATGTACTATCAGCCTGGTTGGTCGGCAACGATCGACGGACAGGAAACACCACACTTCCGTGCCAACTATGTTTTGCGCGCAATGATGATTCCTGCAGGAAAGCACACGATCAAGTTTGCCTTCAACCCACCAAGCTACGCCATCGGTGAGCCTATCGGTTTGGTTTGCTCGATTTTGACAGTGTTGTTGATTGGATTTGCTTGTTTCAAAGAATTTAAACAGCCTGAAGCCGTTGCGGAAGAAGAGGGTGTTTTGAAATAA